Below is a window of Tachysurus fulvidraco isolate hzauxx_2018 chromosome 11, HZAU_PFXX_2.0, whole genome shotgun sequence DNA.
CTGAATTGTGTAAAACAGACTTTTCAATGAGTTTATTATgcttttcatttataattttctttgACAGTACTAAGTGATAGTTACtgtaatgttttctttattgcaAATGGCATTTACGTactgtgtatacagtaacaaaCAACATTTTCTTTAACTACATGCCCTGGATCCTGTGTTCtccatttttttgtgttgtgtctaaTGATTGCTCCGTAGTGTTTATATATCGATGGGTTGTGTTTATGATCTGAAAGCATAGTTTGATTTTGAGGACAggttaaataaattgtttaaagtTCTGACAAAATGATTGACTTTCAAGTAATGAGTTTTAGCAATCGGGAAAAAACTGTATTGTATGACGTTGTGTTTCTGGAACACTTAAGGTTACAGTTCAGTAAATTTCTGTAGAAGCCTTGGGATTAAACAGCTTGTGTTTAAAACGTCCCACCTCCTGTTTTGCCTGCGTCATGTGTCTCAGTGCTGCTGCTATAaatctgcctctctctttccttctgctTCAGTTTATGATCCGcactgaaatgaaacaaagcGAAAGGATATTCCTGAGAGgataatttatacatttatttatttatttattcattgaacTTGGAAATACTATTTTGGTGTGAGAATGGCAAACAAATCTCCAGTATCATCTCTGAACAAAATCGACTTCTGTTCTTCAAAGGTGAGCTCTTACTTTAgtgattaatttattaatccgttcatttatttattcatttatttatttatttgtaatgtgtTTTGATGATATTCAGTCTCTTATgagttaaatatataatttacgGCATTATCATTATACTTAAGTGTGATATTTAAGgcgattgtttatttattgtttgttgtaataaaatgtgtgtattacagtgtgtacagtatcagcaggtgtgtgttttatctgtgtgtgttgtttgacCTGATCTTCTCCCTTCAGGACCCCGAGGAGCTCTTCTGTCTGCAGAAGAGGGTTGGAGGAGGTTCATTCGGGCAGGTGTATAAGGTAAAAGACTTTTTACaccacatgcatgtgtgtgttaaggtttaAGCAGAGACTCCTTTAAAACCTCACATTCTCTACTATACAGATTGATTTTAATCCATAAAACTCTTCAGATTTATTGAAttgttatttaaacatacagtaaaggTTTAGACCTGAACTTTTCACTCATAGGgcacaaatttatttaaaaaaaaaggtcattagATTCTAATGAGCCATAATTACAGGGTTAATATCTATGAGGACTTTAATAATGATGGACTGTGAGTTTTCCACTGAATCTAAAACAGTCTCCGCTTCTGTTTCTCGATCCTCTGGGGTTAGGAGTAAAGGCACGCtttagtgtctctgtgtttcagctTGTGTTAGTGTTCAGATCTAAACTTAACACggctgttaataataaataaataaaatgataataaaccGTAACTCAGCACTAACGTCTCCACCGCACGCAGTGAGCTTAACAGGAAGTACTCGTCTTAAATAAAGACAgatattattaaatgaatataaGGTTATTCATCCCGTTTTTATTAGTTCGGTCTTGTCTCAGGGATACATCATCATGGCGTGTTTAATTATCGGTTTAGCAGTGAGTTATTCAGTCTTTTGAGGTTTTGGCAGACGTTTAAAAGGCAAAAACAGACATGTCaagagattttatttatgttcCTTAGAATCTGATATCGTTGCCAAACAAGGTGatgacagagagatggagagataacAGGCAGTTTGTCTAGTAATACTACTATGTGTCCAGAGAAATGATATGAAGAGTCTGTTCATGTCTAAAATAAACGCTTTGGGTTCTAGAACATTTGCTCTGTTCCTATTTATATAActgttttgtgttctttttttaatgtgttcttTTTAGTTATAGTCACATTTACACAAGTTACATTTTGAGGTTCTGATAACATTATTTGTCATGTAGGTGCTGAGTATTGTTGCCAGGtctatttcttttcctcttgAGGAAATCCCACTAGGGAAAACCCCTGATATCATAAACATGGGATTACATTTGAATCATATGATGATTAACTAGAATTTTGACAGTACTGTCCTGTCTGTCCTGCTGGATCACATCACAGTCAGAAGGTGTGATTCCTTTGCAGTGTTTGCTGTGTATACATGTACAACATTATCTGATGACTCTCACTGCTGCACTCCTCATCTGtatcttctcctctcttctcttcttatctcttctcttttcttctcctctcttctcctctcttctcttctcctttcttctcctctgttctcttttctcctctcctctcttcgcTTCTCTTCTCCaatcacaataaataaagacactCTGCTCGTCTAATCTTCTAACTCACAGTGATGTCAAAAGGAACCTTAGTAAAAATATGATAGTTTTTCCACTAACCCATTAATAAGGTTACACAATCTGGTGTGTTCCCAAGACGCACTGAGAAGCTGACAATCAGCTGTGTTTGTCACGTTAAATCCATTTCCTGTAAGTTTAATTGTCCTGTTGATCGGTTATGGGTTGGGATTTGATCCTCAACAGCTAATAGCGTAACTGTTTAATCCAAACACACTCATCATTGGAGTATGTGGGAGAAACACCTACATAGGTAGATCAAACATATCTAAACATATCTTCTGTATTAATAcgatgtattaaataaataaagtgttagtgtgtgggAGCCGGAGGAGTTAAACTGTAGAGGTACTTCAGGAGCATCAGAGGATCGGTTATATTAATGCGCTCACATTTAtactttagaaatatatttttctcacagtttttcctctgtgtgtgtgtgtgtgtgtgtgtgtgtgtgtgtgtgtgtgtgtgtgtgtgtgtgtgtgtgtgtgtgctcccacAGGCTGTACATATTAAAACAGGAGAAGCTGCAGCTGTAAAAGTCATTGATGTAAATGTGGTAAGTGTTCATCATCTCCATCTTCTCATCTCACTCTGAACCTTTTGATTCTTCATAAACACCCACAGCGCTAATGCTGATAGCCACACCATGCTAACACACAACCCTGCTAACATGCAGTGCTAATGCCGATAGCCACACCACATGACACCATCAgggatagaaaataaaaatttccaCAGATGTCTAATCTCCATCTCAAAAAAGATGAATCATTAAATAGATGAATTTTACTCAGGCGCATCAGGAAGATCTGAAGTCTGAGATGAACCTGCTGAAGACTCAGTCTCACCACCGCAACATCGCAGAGTATTACGGAGCGTTCATCAAGAAAGGCTCACCTCCCATAGGAGACCAACTGTGGGTGAGTTTGTTAAGTCAAGAAggatttattgtcattttaactaTATATAGCTGAATCTGTACAAAGTGAAAATCTCGAGGACCATGaactcacgtgtgtgtgtgtgtgtgtgtgtgtgtgtgtgtgtgtgtgtgtgtgtgtgtagttggtAATGGAATTCTGTGCTGGTGGTTCTGTCTCCGATCTGATTAACAGCACAAAAGAAAAGCATCTAAGCGAGGACTGGACAGCGTGCATCACCGGAGAAATCCTCAAGGTATCCAGACGAATTTTAATTTCCGCTCAAATTATTTCcactttacacacatttatgtgtgtactgtatagtgtaaagtgtttacacaatcacatacactttacacactttacacacattcTCCTGGTACTGGAACATGTCAGTACAGAGCTAGGAACTTAGTAagtgtcctagatacataaagtgcaaccaTGCAACcgggtgcaaacagtgcaggacaagacaaacaagacaaacaagacagacaagatagTGCAGGATAAGTGTAAATACTGCGTGTTCAGACAATACTGGATATGAACTgtaatactggaatgaacacagagtaatagcagcagtttagTGAGATGTTGTTCAGTTttatgcaaaacagcaatcaactgaaatgtaagacagaatgtgcaaagagcaaaaagtgtgtaaagcaacatgtaaacagtttgatggacgTGTAtcggaagtgtgtgtatgtggtgtaggtctgtgcagtccatacaggtgatgtgtgtgtgtgtgtgtgtgtgtgtgtgtgtgtgtgtgtgtgtgtgtgtgtgtgtgtgtgtgtgggatgaagagtgtgtgtggggtgtagagtgtgtgtgaggggtgtgtggggtgtagagtgtgtgtgaggggtgtgtgaggtgaaccactttaaatgtttacatggtTACATGTCGCTCTTCCTTTGCAGGGATTGGCTCACCTTCACAAATACAAAATCATCCACAGAGACATTAAAGGACAGAACGTGCTGCTGACTGATCGTGCTGAAGTGAAACTGGGTAAGAGAGCGCCGCCCTAGTGGCCTTCCTCTGAACACACCTGGACCTCCTCAGGCTCTACCTtgccccaacacacacacacacacacacacacacacacacacacacacacacacacacacacattctcataatAAGTGTCACTGCTATTAATCATGCCTAAGACACACCCCCTGTATCCACACTGGTGTTTAGTAAATATTCTAGTAAAGATCCATGAGTTCTcctgtaattatatttattctgtgtgtgtgtgtgtgtgtgtgtgtgtgtgtgtgtgtgtgtgtgtgtgtgtgtgtgtgtgtgtgtgtgcgtgtgtgtgtgtgtgtgtgtgtgtgtagtggacTTTGGCGTGAGTAAGCAGTCAGAGGACACCTTCAGTAAGCATAACACATTTATTGGGACTCCATATTGGATGGCACCAGAGGTCATCAACTGTAGAGAAAACCCCAATGGGTCCTATGACTATAAGGTGagaaagtctgtctgtctgtctgtctgtctgtctgtgtagctgtctgtctctctgtctgtcagctgaggtttgtgtttctgtgtatgtcaatgtcctttttttattttctttcactctttctttctattctctttcttttgtccttgttttcatttattctgCCTGTAACTTGTTTACTCTCCACTCTTtgtccttgtttttatttagtattaaatttaagttaaagttaaaatttaaaaaagttaaaaaagttaattgtgtgtgtgtgtgtgtgtgtgtgtgtgtgtgtgtgtgtgtgtgtgtgtgtgtgtgtgtgtgtgtgtgtgtgtgttacagagtgaTGTGTGGTCACTGGGCATCACAGCCATTGAGATGGCAGAAGGTGAACCACGTAAGTGACTCAGATACTAAAGTGAATTGTTAcattaagtttgtgtgtgtttttcctccaTCACCTTTCTCACACTCGTTCTTCCTGTCGTACCTCAGCGCTGTGTACGATGAACCCCTTTCATGCGCTGCTCGCCATAAGTCAGAATGAGGCACCGACTCTAAATCCAAACAAATGGTAAGTTTCTTTATCCTTCATCTCCAAAGCTGACAGGagactcactcacaaacacatgtgtgtgtggaggaacgTTGGAGGTTTGTGTCtaatcatctgtgtgtgtctgtgtgtgtgtgtgtgtgtgtgtgtgtgtgtgtttgtttacaggtCAGATCGTTTTCAGTCATTTATCAAGGCCTGTCTGGTGAAGGATCCAACTAAACGTCTGAGCACTAATGAGCTGCTGAATCATGCATTTATTTCCAACATCCAGAAACATATCCGACACATCCGTCATGAGATTatgatacacagacacaaacagaaaggtaacacacacacacacacacacacacacacacacacacacacacacacacacacacacacacactgtaagttACAGGTGTTATATATGTGTTATGTCTTTATTTGCAGAAGAACAAATGCAGGCTGAAAAGGTGAGAGAAGCTGAAGCTGAGCTGAGGTCGAGAGAGAGGTGTGTTTCAGTGCGATGCAGAAAGCTAAAGAGTAAAATCATGAATTTAACGACGTATTATTGCTCTGTGGTCTTTATCCCTGTGTCCGTTCTGACGTTCCTTCTCTCCTGCTTGGTCGATCCTCAGAGCTCCGGGCAAGTCACCTCCGAGCCCCGTTGCTCTGAATCAGAAGATGTCGAAAAAGGATGAAAGAGATCTCCAGGTCAAactgatgaaggtgtgtgtgtgtgtgtgtgtgtgtgtgtgtgtgtgtgtgtgtgtgtgtgtgtgtgtgtgtgtgtgtgtgtgtgtgtgttttaaatccTGACATTTAATGATCTGATTTTTCACCAAAATCAGAGATAACCCTGCTGAACATCACATCACTCCATTTTTACCATTAAATCCTTCCTGTAGGAGCATTTGAAAAGGAAGGAGTGGGAGAAACGTCAGATCAAGTCTGAAAtgaaaaaacagcacaaaatatTACAGCAGAAGAATTCTTCAGGACTTCATCCTCAGGAACAGGCTGATAAATTGGTTGTAAACAACCAGGTGAGTGAGCTTCAGGGAAATTCCGTTGAATCGGTTTTTTACCTTATTATAATTGTAAGGATCTGATTTGGACTCCAGGTTCTGACTCAGATCTTTAAGGTTCAACATTAACTTCCTATTTGTTTCACCAGATCTATGGCAACAACCATTCACGTCCTCAGAAGATTCCTCCCTCCTCTCCCAACCTGAACATTCGTCACGCCCCTCCCTCGTGCCCTGTAGGCAGACATAACTCTTCTGCTCATCCTCAGATGCAGCAGCAGCTGTGCAGGTCACCCACGAGCCCTGGGCAAGTGCCTCAGATCTGCATCTCACCTCAGGAGGATTTTGGAGTAACACTGAAAAGCCAAAGACCTGATTTGAGAAATGAAACCGTGAGGAATTACAATTCCTTTAATGCCGATTTGGGTCATGACTGCAAACGCCGCTCGGCCTCGCCCTCGCCCTGCCGCAGAGGAGGACAAGGCAACCACAGAGATGAAAACGGCAACAGCCTGAGGAACATGTACTGGATGTCCAGAAGTCAGGAGAATGTCGGGTTGATTAATTTATCCTCTTCTGCTCCTGAACATACGCTTCAGCAGGCATTTGGGAGGCGAGAGCAGCGCTTGTACTCTACGCCTCATGGGAATTTCCTTGATGTTCCTCACCAGCAGCTCCTGCAACCTTTTCCTTCAGAGGAGAAGGAAAACGGTAAAAATCACAGACGGCGTTCTTCGTGTCAGGATCTCTCCAGCTTAGGTCTGCAGAACAGGAACTGCATTCCTCGCTCAAAGTCTAACTGTGGTCAGGAATTCTCGCCCATGATTAATAGTCCAGACAAATATAATTTTGGTAGGAAATTAATTAAAGTCCTGGGGCTTTCACCTCGTGTATCACCACATCACAGTACGTCTTCCTCCAGATCTCCCTCTCCAGGCAGCAGCCCCACACCTACCACCCCGAATGACTCGCCCTTTAGCCCCATTCAGTAGCCTGTTAGACCTCCTGAGCACATGCaataaataactgtaaataaCTGACCCTTTTCTCCAGACTACGTCAACCTTAATACttggattcattcattcattcattcattcattcattcattcattcattcatcttctaccgcttatccgaacttctcgggtcacggggagcctgtgcctatctcaggcgtcatcgggcatcgaggcaggatacaccctggacggagtgccaacccatcacagggcacacacacactctcattcactcacacacacacacacacacacacacactctcattcactcacacacacacactctcattcactcacacactacagacaattttccagagatgccaatcaacctaccatgcatgtctttggcacggggagaacatgcaaactccacatacacaaggtggaggcgggaatcgaacccccaaccctggaggtgtgaggcgaacgtgttgaccgctaagccaccgtgaccccttaCTTGGATTTAACAAGCTTAAAAAactaaacgaataaataaacgTGTTAATGTCGATCTGCAGAATTCATGtacagttttttgtttgtgtttcataAATTTTTCATAAAATGCTAACATCACTGTTAACACTGTGAGCTCCACGTCACAGCACATGAGCTCATTTTCTAAATTTATACTgtgataatcacacacacacacacacacacacacacacacacacacacacacacacacacacacacacaaactcacacacacacacacacaaactcacacacacactgtacacacacacacacacacacacacacacacacacacacacacacacacacacacacacacacacattatttttggTTTTTTGTTACAATTTCAGAAGGTGTGTTCATTACAGACGAgtgtttggggttgttttcatttattcttgttattttcAAGCTGTGTTATAATACAATTTTTATGGTACATTTTTTACACCTTTTGTTGTTCACCCTTTAAACATTACGATACTGTATTATTGACATCatgacaaattaataaaatgcttatttaattaaatatcatAATGTAAAATTTTGTCAAATGTATTGACAGTTAAAGTGCATGTTGGAGCTCAGACGTTGGTGACTCTTCAGAAGGTAGAACTAACACTGAAGTACGTCTCTGGTTCTGGAGCTGAGGAATGAAGTTGAGTTCGTTTCCCGTTAGTGTTTCTAACTAAACAATAGACTGAAACTAGTTTATCAATGTAgcagcatgagtgtgtgtgtgtgtgtgtgtgtgtgtgtgtgtgtgtgtgtgtgtgtgtgtgtgtgtgcgtgcgtgtatgtgcgtgtatcattccaatgaaaacctgcacccacgccgccctttgtggataagattggacaccgctgttGTAGACGATGTTACAGACATTATAAATGAACAATACGAATAAAGGGAAATTTGtatcctagtggttaaggtgtcggtcTACCAATCGGAAGATTGTGAGATCGAATCTCAGGTCTTtctaggcccctgagcaaggcccttaaccctcaattctatgaaatgaaataaaaaatatatataagtcactctggatctgctaaattatgtaaataagAAATTTGAAAAATCTAAAAGTTGAAAATCTGATTtggaagcatgtgtgtgttgaggtCTATTTCAGGTTCTCCAGGTTCAGTTCTTTCCCAGTCCAATCATCTGGCTCCTACTTTCCTCAACCCTCCAAGTGAtgtgacagtgacgtgacatacggctaagtacggtgaaccatactcagaatttgttctctgcatttgacccatccagagtgcgcacacacacggtgaacgcgcacacacacggtgaacgcgcacacacacggtgaacgcacacacacggtgaacgcacacacacggtgaacgcacacacacggtgaacgcacacacacggtgaacgcacacacacggtgaacgcacacccggagcagtgggcagccatttatgctgcggcacctggggagcagttggggggggtttggtgccttgctcaagggcacctcagtcgtggccggcccgagactcgaacccacaaccttaggattacgagtcagactctctaaccattaggccatgacttacCCCTCCAACAGCAGTCATTATGAGTTGTGTTCTCTTCCCCAACCCCACTCTGAGACTTCACACAGTCCTGAAGGCCTTATTAACTGTACAGTGAGAGAAGATTTCAAATATTAGCATCATTTCGGACCCAGTAATGATGATTAGCAGAcacatcatttcatttacagcatttagcagatgcccttattcagagcgatttacatttcatctcattttttttatacaactgagcagtagagggttaagggccttgctcaggggcccagcagtggcagcttggtggacctaggaatcgaattcacaaccttccgattggtagcccagcaccttaaccactaggctaccacatcccctacaTCATCACCATAAGCAGGTTCTCTCTGAGAGCTTCCACACAGACGTTAATCACAGAAGCCTTCATAAAGAAGCTGAGTGCAGTTCAACTGTCCTGTAACACGAAGGAGTCTCTAACCTTCAAACCACATCCAACCTACAGAAATCCTCTCAGATGTTCAATTGCATACCTGATTTAATGATGTAATATAATTCAGTTTATCAGATTCTCCAGTTTCTCCTCTgtgcttatctatctatctatctatctatctatctatctatctatctatctatctatctatctatctatctatctatctatctatctatctatctatcatctttTTTTTAGGTATATACGCTCCTCTGCCACTAGAGGTCACTCACTCACCAATAACGCGCTCCTTCAGCTTGGATTGGATACActgctttctgattggctgaaagtTTTCTACttctctctgattggctgaaagtGGCCTATAGttgtttactatataaaacGGGTGTAAGGCATTTTTTCTCCTCCAGACCTACAGCACAGGATGAAGTTCACACATCggattatcatcatcatcaccatcatcaccactatCCAGCTCATCTAAATTTACCTCAaatacaggattttttttaaacttatttttaattttttaagaaTACATACAAAATTAAGTGGTTTTATAATTCTTTTTagaatttcttttttcagaaaagcaaagttctattatttttattttgtttatagttttgtttttatgttttttttgttgcctAAATAATTACTAACAGACggtattattttatctttttatttattttacattttgttgtttgatttgattattttcaaGGTGGTAGTGATTCCGAGTCTTAACATTTATCACaactattactattaatattattattattgaaatacaAATTCAATTCTACACATTAATACTGTGTGGCGATGGCGAGCACGTGCCTGAAGCTGTGTGGTTTCGTCCTGAGTTTTGTGGGGTGGATCTGTGTGATcatcaccacctccaccagtGACTGGGTGAACCTCTGTAAATACAACATGAACACCTGCAAGAAGATGGACGAGCTGGAGACCAAAGGCTTGTGGGAGCAGTGTGTGATTTCAACAGCACTGTACCACTGTTACTCCCTCAACCAGATCCTCCAGCTACCCGGTGAGTAGcgttacttacacacacacacacacacacacacacacacacacacacacacacacacacacacacacacacacacacacacactctggggTGTATGTTTTTGATAATCCGAtctactgtgtgtagtgtgtgatatCTGTACTATGTCTATAtggtgtgtattatgtgtgtggaTGTTGATGGTCTGTGTTATCTCTACAGTCTATAGAATTGGTGCATATTCTATACGGTCTGTACCTAAGGGTACTGTATTAACACTGTAGTTGGAACCTGTCCTATGTTTTATCATTc
It encodes the following:
- the LOC113637083 gene encoding traf2 and NCK-interacting protein kinase-like; the protein is MANKSPVSSLNKIDFCSSKDPEELFCLQKRVGGGSFGQVYKAVHIKTGEAAAVKVIDVNVAHQEDLKSEMNLLKTQSHHRNIAEYYGAFIKKGSPPIGDQLWLVMEFCAGGSVSDLINSTKEKHLSEDWTACITGEILKGLAHLHKYKIIHRDIKGQNVLLTDRAEVKLVDFGVSKQSEDTFSKHNTFIGTPYWMAPEVINCRENPNGSYDYKSDVWSLGITAIEMAEGEPPLCTMNPFHALLAISQNEAPTLNPNKWSDRFQSFIKACLVKDPTKRLSTNELLNHAFISNIQKHIRHIRHEIMIHRHKQKEEQMQAEKVREAEAELRSRERAPGKSPPSPVALNQKMSKKDERDLQVKLMKEHLKRKEWEKRQIKSEMKKQHKILQQKNSSGLHPQEQADKLVVNNQIYGNNHSRPQKIPPSSPNLNIRHAPPSCPVGRHNSSAHPQMQQQLCRSPTSPGQVPQICISPQEDFGVTLKSQRPDLRNETVRNYNSFNADLGHDCKRRSASPSPCRRGGQGNHRDENGNSLRNMYWMSRSQENVGLINLSSSAPEHTLQQAFGRREQRLYSTPHGNFLDVPHQQLLQPFPSEEKENGKNHRRRSSCQDLSSLGLQNRNCIPRSKSNCGQEFSPMINSPDKYNFGRKLIKVLGLSPRVSPHHSTSSSRSPSPGSSPTPTTPNDSPFSPIQ